CGGGCCAGGATCGCCGCAGACTGGTTCTTGTAGAGTGCAGGCGCGAGGTGTTCCATTGCGGCGACTGCCTCAGCGTACTCGTCCGGGAACCGTTGGAAGGCCACGTCGCCGCCTGGGCCCTTGTGAGCGACGAGGACTTTCGGAATCCTATCGCGGTTGTGGCGAATGATCTTGTCGGCGGCGCCAAGAATCTCAGCATGACAGCGATAGTTTTTGCCCAGAACCACAGCTTGCGCGTCAAACTGCCGGATGAAGGACTCCATGCCGCGGAAACCGAGAGCCGACCGGAAGCCGTAGATGCTTTGATCGTCGTCGCCTACGACCGTAATAGTCGAACCCGCCTGGGCATGGAGCGCGATCCACTGGTACTGCAGCGGATCGGTGTCCTGAAATTCGTCAACGAGCAGATAGGTGAGAGGGTAGGGCGCGATCGTGCCGAGTTGCATGCCTTCGACCGCCAGGCGCAGCATGTCCTGAAAATCGATCTTCCCATTGCGCTCCAACGAATCCTGATAGGCGCGGTACAGAACCTCCTCGGTTGTCCCTGCCTGGACTTGGCCAAAGTTTGTCTTGATGGCCTCGATGGTGGTGATAGCGTCCTCAACCTTCCAGTCCAATCCTGTGTCAGCAAGCGCCTGAGTGAGCAACCCAATGCGATCGCCATCGGTGGCGATATCACGCCTTCCTGCGACGCTGCTGCTGAGCTGCTTGTAGGCGAGCGAGTGGAACGTGCCGGCCATCAGCCGCTTCTTCGCAACACTGCCCGCAAGTGACCCAATGCGGTCGCGCAACTCAACGGCGGCATCCTTGCTGAAGGTGACGGCACCGACCGTTGCGTTGGGCGCCGAGAGCAGTATCGCGGCCTTTGCAGCGATGGTCGCCGTCTTTCCGGCGCCCGGGACAGCGATTGCAACGCAATGGGCACGGCAGTCAACGACTTCGCGTTGCGAAGGGTTGAGCTTAACAAGGGTCTCTGCAAGAGACATGATGTTTCACCGGAAAAATGGACTTGGACTACTTCCAACCTGACGCGAAGTAGTACGCCGTGATAGCAAATGTCACTTGCATGCATCTAATATCAGAGGGTGCCATGAAGAGTCAGGAGATGACAGGACGCGGCACACGGCTAAACGAGAGATGCTGACACTAAGTGCGACATACTCACAGCAAGTGACACCTATCGGTCAGATGCCTCGAACAGTTGTCATCAGCTTCAGGTGAGTGGTGTAGCTACGCAGGCCCAGCGGCTGGAACTTGCGCAGGAAGCGGGTGACTTCGTCGTTGACGTCGCTCTGGTCCCGAATGCCGTTCCAGACCATAAAGTCGAACTGGTCCATGGTTTGATCGAATTTGATCAGAAGCTGCAGGGCACGCACCGCGAAGCGCGAGTAGGACTGGACTTCGAGAGCAAGGGACGGGCGCTGGATCGTCGGCACAAACACGATCTCACCTTGTACGCGCATCTCCTGTTCCCGCTGTTCGCGATATGCTTTCGCCACACGCAGCTGTTCGTCCACATAGTCCTCGATTTTCGAGAGTTCGCGTTCGAGGTAGTTCTCGAGCGTCGACAGTTCGGTGCGCGAGAACGTGGCAGCGCCGAAACGCTGCAAATTCAGCGACATGCGATTCATGTACGGCCACCATTGCTCGAAAAGTGGGCGCAGGCGCGTGTGATTGAGCTTCAGCGCCACAGGAACAACTGCTGCGCCAGCGAGCTCGCGATTAAGGATCAGCAAGCCGAGCTCACGACGACGGCGAACGATCGCCTGGCGGTCCTCGGGCGCCAGGTCGCGGAACAGCTTGCGAGTACGTTCCACTTGGGCCTTACGCTCTTCATGGTCCGCTGTCGAGATCAGCCCCTCCTTGCGCAGTACATCGGCGGACTGCTCCATCTCCGCGAGCTCTGTCTCGACGTCGCCGGAGCTATCGATCGAGCCAAGCGTGGTAGGCGGTTCAGCGAGCAGTGCAACGGCGTCGGTCGTACCAATTTCCTGGAGCGGCTCATCTGCTGGGGTCAGATCGGTCGTGGTCATAATTTCTCCTTTGTGAGGCCGGACACCCGGCCTTGTTAGTCGCTGCGGAGTCGGCTACTTGCCGACGTGGAATGAAGCTGCAAGGCGCCAGCAGAGCAACCCGACCAGGCAGACACCGAAGGTCCACCAGCTCGCCAGCATCGGAAGAGGTAAGAGCATGGCGGACGCGCCGAAGCCAAAACAGAGCATCAAGCCGTGTGCCGCCACATGGAAGGACACCGGATTGGCAAAGCCCGCGCCGGCGGCGCGAATCTTGCGCGATACGGTTCCATCGTTGAACAGCGCAAGGAACAGCACGATTGCGCCAACGAGCCAATAATGGCCGACCGCGGCGCGATACAGTGCGCGGTAGATCGTCAGCCAGAAGTGCTGCATCCAGCTTCTACCGAAGGCAGACGCACCACCATCGGCAAATCCGGTCTGGGCGTCAGAGCCAGAGAACGACGACTTGACAACGCCGCTCTCGATGAACCATTGGTGAAAGCGGGCGTTGGCCAGGGTCACGGCGACGTCGGCCCTTTCGGGGCCGAGCACGCGCTCAACCGAGGCCTGTTCTGCCTCACTGATCTCGAAGGCGCTTTCGTCCTGGATGAACGGAGCGAGCGTGCAGATCATCAGCGGCGAAAAGATCAGCCACAGGCGGACGTGCGACGCGAATCGGCTATTTGCCATGTCAGCTCCATCGCAGGGCGAGCAGTACCGGCAGGCTCAGGAAAGCGACCAATGCGCCCCAGAAGACAGCCGGTTTGGCCACGGAGATCTTAATGAGCGCAAAGCACGCTGCCGCCGCTCCAGTGGTGAAGGCTAGCGGCATTGCAGGCGCGCCCGGAGGGGGGCCGTCAGCCACTCATGCATGTGCAGGGCAAGCGCTGGGTCGATACCGAAAATCTTGGCAGCCATGCGCACCGGAGCTTGCTTGAGCCGGATCGCAAGGCGGCGCGCGTCATTGTGCAAAGTTGCCAGCGACATCGTAGTTCTCGAAGTAGCGGGTAAAGGTGTAGCCCGTCAGCACGCGGGCGGCGAGCTGAAACGCAGCGCAGCGTTGGGTGATTGCGCCTGGCGCCGGCTCGTCGACGACCCGGCAGACATAGCCTTCCGGCTGGCGCTGCTCGAACGCCGGAATGGACTCGTGAAACGGATACCAGACGTTGTACTTTTCGCCTTTGAAAGCTGCGTACCGCTTGCCATAGAGTTCATGTGCGCGGGAGAACAGGCCTTTCATGAAGGCGACGTTGGGGTCGCCGTGCTTGCGTGCGGCACGCCATGCCGTGATGCCATCGGCCAGCATTTCCTTGACCAGCGGCTCTTCGCGGATTCGGAAGTTCACACCGATGTAGTCGACCACGCGAGTGCAAATGTCATCGAGGTCCGGCGATAGGGAAAACACCGGCGAAAGCTTCGCCGAGAGCTTGTAATCCTTGACGATTTGTCGGAACAGGCTGCTGCGCATTGGTGTTTAGTCTTTGATGATCGGAATTCGGCCCTGGTAGACAGCGCCCCCAGAGATCCGCAGGAAGTACTGCAGGTTCGGCAGTTGCATGACTAGGTCGTGCGGAATCAGTGGTACCTTCTCAAGCTGGGCAGAACGGGACACCGACCCGCTGAACTCGCCGATGTGGGCCTCTGTTCCGGTGCTGGTGCTACTCGACACGACCAGGTTGCGAATGGCGGTGGTACCGGCCTTTTCGGAGAACCATTGCGCCGTGTCGATGTCTTCCAATCGTAAGACGATCTGGTTGTTCAAATTGCCCAAAACCTGCTGCATTTTGGCCACGTTTCCAAGCTTGGCCGTGAAGTCCGAGCGAGTCTGGTAGGCAACGAAAGCCTTGAAGCCGGCACCGCGGCCTTTGTTCAGCAGCTGGAGCAATTGCTCGTTGATGGCCTCGGCGGCTTCGTCGACCACCAGGACGATCTCGGGCGGCTTGGCGTAGAAGTTGTATATGGCGCCTGCGACAGAAGCGATGTCGGCCAGCAGCATCGACATCACAGCCTGTGCCACCATCGAATTGGAAAGGGAGTCCGCCCCAACGTAGAGCACGGCCTTCTGCTTGATGACCTTGTCGATATCCCAGATCTCGCGGTCGTCCTCAAAGTCGTCGGCCTTTGGTGCCAGCATTAGACCTGTCTCACCCGTGGCGAGCATCTGCAGCAGGGGCAGGGCGGATGCAATGATCCGGCCATAGTGGTCGCGGTCGTGTTGATAGGTCGAGATGAGGCCGTCGATCGCTTCATGCCCGTTGCCGAGCTTGGAGAATCGCTCGATGTACAGGCTGACCATGGCGTCCAGGCGGGTGCCGCCCGCCTTCTGCGCAACCTTCTGCATGTATCCCGTGGCTTCCTCTTCCCAACCGAGCTTCCCGGCTTCAGGGAAGAAGCGCTCCAGCCCGCGCTCGAGAAGATTGTTGATGCCGTTCTGTGCGTACTGCAGGATCGATCGAAGGTTTGGCTTGTCGCCGACATAGAGCTCGCCCTTCACGGCGCGGTCGATGAACAGAAAGGCGAACTGCCGGAAAGGGCCTTCCTCCATCAGTTGGGCGATACGCGTTGGGATCTCCGAGGGCTGAGACCAGTTTTCCAGCGGATTCAACCGGATAGACTGCGATGGTGCGGCCTGTTTCCAGTACAGGAACTTGCGGCCGGTCCGCTCGCATTCGCGCTTGCACCTAGCGACCCAGTCGGGATCATTCTTGGGATCAATCGCGATCAAAACGTCATTCGGGTTGTGAATGACCTGTGTCGAGATGAGTTCGAACGTCCGTGTCTTACCCGAACCGGTCGTGCCGCTGATCGAGGTGTGGCCGCCCATCGCCTTGTAGTGAAAGGGGACGGGAATGCGCAGGGATTCCATGCCACCGATCCAGGATTTGCCCTGTGGCGATCGGTCTGCAATGCTGTTCTCCGGGGCGAACGCCTTCTCGATAGCCTTGACGGTATCCTTTGGCAGCCACTTTGGCAGGCCAGGGATGTCGCTCGACGGCATACGCAGGATGTCGTGGGCGATCTGACAATGCTTCTGGGTCCATTCGTAGCCGGTACCCAAATACATGGCATCGTCGTCCTTGTCACCCGAGCGCAACTTGCGGCTCTGTGTCAGGAGATCATCGATCCGGACGAGAGTTAGCCATTTCGTGGAGATGGAAAGACGGAACCTGAGCGCACGCCACACCTGGCTGGAGCGAAAGAGCAGGAATGCCATGCCACCCAGCGCAAAGTAGCCACTGTTGGGCATCCCACTCACCAGCAGTAACAAGACAGCCAACGCCCAACCGACGACGGCGCGGAACTCGTAGATGGGACGGAAGTGGTTGATGTACTGGTTCATGCTTCAGGGTCTTGGGACGCAGGCAGAATCAGGTCGCCAACTTCGTTGACCAGCAGGAGGTCTTGCCCCACGATCTTGTAGAGATGCTTGAACTTGCGCAGATTTTCGATGAGCGTCTCGGAGGCAATGCCATAGTTGCCCAGCGAGCGCTTGCTGATGGCAACCTTTCCCTCAACGCGGGTTACTTTCGTCTTGCCGGCGGCCGCGTCCTGGGAGAGCGCCTTGAAGAATTCACGCATGAGGTTTGAGGTGCCTGCAATCGCCTTGAACGGATCCTCGGCCGGTGGTTCTTTGCGCAAGGATTGGGCGCCGTCGAGTTGTACGGCGTTAGGCGATGCACGGTGCTGCCCGCTTGCATCGCTGCCTGCCAGATGGTTTCCGGTTGGGGAGGTTGAATGGGCTTCGGCCGTTGCCATCGGCTGCTCCACTTCGGCCGTCGCCGTCGCCGTCGCCGATGCCGGAACCGGCACCGCGTCCGCACTCGCCTGCGCGGGCGGCGTCGACGCGCCGGTGATGGCATCAGCAGCCAGCGCTTTCGCTGGCGGGGCCGGCGTTGTGTCCGGGGAAAAGGCCGCCCGACGGGCCTTCAACTCGAACTGGGTGACTGTCTCGATGGCCTGACGTACGACCTTCTGCAGCAGCGTCTCCAGGCCGGCTGGCCGTGGATCTGGGTTGATGGCGCCGAACAGATCGGTCAGCACCTGGCTGTCAAATGTGCCCAGGCGCTCAGCCCCCAAGATTTCCCGTGCTAGCAGTGCCGTGCGCATCCGCTCGCTCGGCAGAGGTGCCTCACGACGGGTGACCCGGTATGTGTCATCGCCAAGCCAGATGCCAAAGGCGCCGTGGGCGGCAGGAACCCACTCCGCTCCGTCGCGCTGCCGGTGAAACTGGAAGTGGCGGCAAGGCTCGTCGAGCCGCGAACAGCACGCTGCGAGGAACAGCGCATAAAGGTACTGAGGCTCAAGCTGGCGGCGTCGCTCGGAGGGTTGGTCTGCGGCGAATTTCTGGGCGCCGGACAGCCGCATGGCGAAGTACGCGGCTTCGACCGTCGCGCGGAACGCTCCCCCTGGTTCGGCGTGCTCGGTCGGCCGAAGCGGCATGCTGGAGAACCACGCGGCGCAGCGATCTAGAACGCTGAGCCACTTGGTACGGAAGTCGCCCTCATTCGATTCGTTGGCATACTGTCGAACCAACGCAAGGCGGCTGTCGTGGGATGCCAGCAAAGCCGGTGGAGTCAGGTGGTGATGGACCGTCATCACTTGCCCTTCTTGGCCAGGAACCCGCCGATGCCGCTAGCGGCTTTCATGCCCAGACGTCCGGCAGCACCACCGCTCAACCCGCCACCGGTCCCGAAGATTGCGCCCGCCATTTTGGGGATCTCCAGCGCGACAAGCAGCATGAACATCGCGACGCCAAGCGCATAGGCAGCGCCCGCAAGGGACTGGGTGCCGATGTCAGTCTGATCGACCATGGTGGAAGTGAAAGCGCCGGAGACGAGTCGCGCCATGACGGAGGCAACGACCGTGTACATCGAGGCGCTAATCATGAAATCGAGCCAGGAGACGAAGAATCGGCGCGAGTAATCCGAGAATGCGAGCGCTACAGCGAGCGGGCCCACGACGATGCCGACGGCGGCCTGCACCTCCCCTAAAGCGATGAAGAAGCTGTAGAGCAGCGCTGCAACCGCACAGACCACAAATGTAATGATGAGGACGATCCCGGAAAGGGCTACGCTAAGTATGGAGAGGCCGCTTGCCGCGTCCATAGCCTTGTTGTAGGTGTCCAGGAAGCCGGCGCCTACCGAGATGAGCGCCAAGGCCGGATTGCTGGAGCGAGTACCGGCGATCTTGTCGCCGAGCATTTTGAACCAGTCGAAAATTCCCGGTGCGAACTTGTCGTACCCCAAATAGATCCCTGCGAAGATCCCCAAGAGCATGAACGCCTCAAAAATGTCCGTCCACGCCGTGGTCGGATCGTTCGTTGCAGCAAATCGGATGCCGGCCAGAGTCAGCGTGATGAGTGCCAAGCCATAGGCCACCTTGTCGGTCTCCGATCGGATGGTCTGACTCAGCGGTGTAGCGCTTGCGATCAGGCCGCTGCGAAACGATTCGAACTGGCCGACCCAACTTTTGAGAGATTCGGCGATCGTCCCTTTCTGTCCTGAGAATGACGGCGGGGTCTTGGTGGATTCTTCCGCCTGCGACCCATTCATCAAGGGGGCAATCTCGGCCTGAGCGAAAGCCACGTTTGTGTGCAATAGCACAGCAGTGACCAGTAGAATCAATAGACGCAATAGCATGGCTTCCCGGCACCCGCTCAGTCGGCTTGCAGCTTGCGAGAGAACACGCGGGCACGCAGTTGCCGGAGTTCCTCATCCTGCGCAGTCGTGATCGCGCGCATCGCCTCAGCGCTTTGCGTTTCCCTGGCGACGCTCTGTTGGTCCTTATCCGCGTCCGCTTGGGCCCGCACGCTCATGAGCTGCAGCAAATCCGAGTTCTGGCTGGCAAGCACGTCCAGCATCTGATTGGTGGATTGCGCCGCCGCCTGAGCAGTGGGCGAGAGCTTGACCTGTGCCTGAATCTTCTGGCGGCGCTGCGCGACAGACTGCGTGTTCTTGAAGATTTGCTCGCCCAGGCTGAACAGGTTCTTGGCCGTCTTGTCGCCGTTGCTCAGCAGCTGGCGCTGGTCCTGGAACCACTGCTCCTTGGTCTTGCCCGAGGCGACGACCATGCTCTGGATCTTCTTCAGATAGTCGGCATTGTCCGAGACCGTGCCATACAAATCCTTGAGCGAGGTGCCGTAGACTTCGTACTTGCCGATGTCATCCTTGATCGCGTCCAGCTGCTCCGTCAGGGCGGCGGCGTCCAGGCCCGTGGACTGCAGAAGCTGGTTGGCCATCATCTTGTACTGGTAGGCGATGTTGGTATTCTCGTAAACCTCCGTTTTCAGCGATTGCATTGCTGTCATGGTGGTCTGAATGAGTCCCACCCAGTCGGTGACGGGCAGCGCGGCATGGGCCGAAGAAGCCCCGAAGACCGAGGTTGCGATGGCGATGTTGGCGATCCACTTCTTCACGTTGATTCTCCAAAGTTATGCTGCGCGCGCGAGCATTTCGCGCACGTAGCGGTCTTGCCAGTCGGGTTCGCCCGATGCATGGTGCTTGTCGCAGATGGACTGTGCGACACCGTCCGAGCGCAGCATGGCTACCATCTCGTCGGAAAATGCCGTCTGCAGCATCCGGGTCTGGGTGTTCGTGATCAGGAGGTAGTCGCGGTTTGGCACCGCGTCAGAGATCAGCTGAACCTGATCATCGGTCAGGCCAAACTTGTCCTTGTAGAGCTCCGGGCTGGTCTTGGCCTGGCCGTTAGGCAGGTAGACCCAGTTGGCGATGTTTTCCTTGAGGATTTCGAAGTTCGCGACGCGTGCAATCTGGCGAAGAGACTGCGTCGCGGACCAGATGGAACCGTTGAGCTTGCGGATGGTGGTAATCCAATCCTCGTACCGCCTGTAGAAGCGTTCGTTCTGGAAGAAGAAGCCGCATTCCTCCACCTCGATGATGGTGTAGCGGATACCGTCCATCGACTGGCTGATGCGGTAGAAGGCGTAGTCGGTGAACAGTACCGCTGCGCGTTCATACTTCTGGAACAGCTCGCCCATCTCGATGCACAGGTTGTCACTGACGGCGAATGCGTCCTCGGCGTGATCGAAGAAGTGACCGTACTGACCGCCCTTGAGCCAGATCTGAAGCCGCGTGCGCAGGTCGGCATGCAGCATCGTGGAGAGCGAGCTGAGGGTCCAGCGTTCGCGGGGGTATCCCGCGACTAGCTTCACGGCCTCGAAGAGGTCCTGGACCTGCTGCGGCGAAAGCGTGAAGTCATCGTCTTCGAGGGCGAGCGTCAGCCATTCGGTGATGTAGGTGAAGTTCGCGGGATCGGCCAGCAGCGACAAGGGATTGACCGGCGTGCTGGTCTGGAACTTGCCCGTCACGTCGATGAACGTGCCGCCACTGAGCAGCGTGGGAATGCGGGTAGACCTATCCTTGTCGAAGCGAATCCGACGCGCCTTGTGCCTGTCGCCCTGCGACACCAGGAAGTTCAGGAACACGGATTTGCCAGCACCAATTGGACCGATCACGAACAAATGACCATTGCCACCCCGCTGGTGCATGTCGACGCGCTGGATGGTTCGGTGGCGGGTTGGCAGGCAGGTGAGCGGGGGAACCTCGGCGCCGGTCTTCTCGCTCAGCCATGCGTTGAATGTAGGACCTTCCAGGACAGAACGGACGGGCGCGATGTCGGACACGGCAGGCGTTTCGACGAACTGCAGTCGCCGTTGCTTGTCCCAGCGACCGGGCAGGGTGCTGTTCCAGGCAGGCATCAGATTGGCCTTCTCGCGGATCGCCCCGAAGCCGGCGTTGGTCAATGCGCCGACCACCTCGCTGACGGCGTCCTCGCATTCACTTTCCGAATCCGCGTAGATAATCACCGAAATGTTGGCGAAGCCGTGCTGCACGCCCTCGGCGGTGAGCCGTTTGAGGGCGTGACCCGCTTCCTTGGCGAGCGCTTCACGGCCTTCGTCGTTCTCGTTTTCCTCCTTCGAGACGTACTGCTTCATCATGGAGCGCAGGTTCACCGCGGCCATCTTGTAGAAGCGGCGAACCTTCTCGATGTAGGCGGTGGCGCGCGCGGTGTCCAGAAACCGGTACATGATGCAGATGTCCAGCTCGGCATCCACCTGCAGGAGACTGTCTAGTGCCGCTTCCTGAAAGCTCATCCATTCCTTCACGGCGACCACCGCCGCATAGCGCTTGCCGTGGGCGGATTCGAACAAGAGTCGCTCGGCACCGACCGTCACTTCGGATTCCGTCAGGTGCGTGTCGAGCAACGTGACCGGATACCGGATGCGACGCGGCGGCACGCTGGGGTTGGCAACCTGGTGCAGCGCCGCATAGCTGTCTTGCATCGTGAGCCGGGTCGGCTTGATGCGCGGGATGCCGCCGG
The genomic region above belongs to Cupriavidus oxalaticus and contains:
- a CDS encoding ATP-dependent helicase; translated protein: MSLAETLVKLNPSQREVVDCRAHCVAIAVPGAGKTATIAAKAAILLSAPNATVGAVTFSKDAAVELRDRIGSLAGSVAKKRLMAGTFHSLAYKQLSSSVAGRRDIATDGDRIGLLTQALADTGLDWKVEDAITTIEAIKTNFGQVQAGTTEEVLYRAYQDSLERNGKIDFQDMLRLAVEGMQLGTIAPYPLTYLLVDEFQDTDPLQYQWIALHAQAGSTITVVGDDDQSIYGFRSALGFRGMESFIRQFDAQAVVLGKNYRCHAEILGAADKIIRHNRDRIPKVLVAHKGPGGDVAFQRFPDEYAEAVAAMEHLAPALYKNQSAAILARTNRILDPVEAVCRAHGIKYYRASGKSILSRPEGALMCNLLELVQKTRKTGIDALLSFVGVGTHELQLLHNSGKTTGEKLQRKDLVELGLSENSADKYRELMKRLAEWRALCDRQFYSLVLEGVHELMLQHAGADQARRAITTTYDVLSRLNGPFSDRLEFLRRDNNKPAPDALVLTTMHSSKGLEWDRVWIIRAEETVVPDEKSTESEERRLFYVAVTRARQDLRVSMTKKNPTSRFILEAELG
- a CDS encoding ATPase, with product MTTTDLTPADEPLQEIGTTDAVALLAEPPTTLGSIDSSGDVETELAEMEQSADVLRKEGLISTADHEERKAQVERTRKLFRDLAPEDRQAIVRRRRELGLLILNRELAGAAVVPVALKLNHTRLRPLFEQWWPYMNRMSLNLQRFGAATFSRTELSTLENYLERELSKIEDYVDEQLRVAKAYREQREQEMRVQGEIVFVPTIQRPSLALEVQSYSRFAVRALQLLIKFDQTMDQFDFMVWNGIRDQSDVNDEVTRFLRKFQPLGLRSYTTHLKLMTTVRGI
- a CDS encoding DUF4400 domain-containing protein; protein product: MANSRFASHVRLWLIFSPLMICTLAPFIQDESAFEISEAEQASVERVLGPERADVAVTLANARFHQWFIESGVVKSSFSGSDAQTGFADGGASAFGRSWMQHFWLTIYRALYRAAVGHYWLVGAIVLFLALFNDGTVSRKIRAAGAGFANPVSFHVAAHGLMLCFGFGASAMLLPLPMLASWWTFGVCLVGLLCWRLAASFHVGK
- the traD gene encoding conjugative transfer system coupling protein TraD (Members of this protein family are the putative conjugative coupling factor, TraD, as the term is used for the SXT and TOL plasmid systems.) — translated: MNQYINHFRPIYEFRAVVGWALAVLLLLVSGMPNSGYFALGGMAFLLFRSSQVWRALRFRLSISTKWLTLVRIDDLLTQSRKLRSGDKDDDAMYLGTGYEWTQKHCQIAHDILRMPSSDIPGLPKWLPKDTVKAIEKAFAPENSIADRSPQGKSWIGGMESLRIPVPFHYKAMGGHTSISGTTGSGKTRTFELISTQVIHNPNDVLIAIDPKNDPDWVARCKRECERTGRKFLYWKQAAPSQSIRLNPLENWSQPSEIPTRIAQLMEEGPFRQFAFLFIDRAVKGELYVGDKPNLRSILQYAQNGINNLLERGLERFFPEAGKLGWEEEATGYMQKVAQKAGGTRLDAMVSLYIERFSKLGNGHEAIDGLISTYQHDRDHYGRIIASALPLLQMLATGETGLMLAPKADDFEDDREIWDIDKVIKQKAVLYVGADSLSNSMVAQAVMSMLLADIASVAGAIYNFYAKPPEIVLVVDEAAEAINEQLLQLLNKGRGAGFKAFVAYQTRSDFTAKLGNVAKMQQVLGNLNNQIVLRLEDIDTAQWFSEKAGTTAIRNLVVSSSTSTGTEAHIGEFSGSVSRSAQLEKVPLIPHDLVMQLPNLQYFLRISGGAVYQGRIPIIKD
- a CDS encoding TraI domain-containing protein; translation: MTVHHHLTPPALLASHDSRLALVRQYANESNEGDFRTKWLSVLDRCAAWFSSMPLRPTEHAEPGGAFRATVEAAYFAMRLSGAQKFAADQPSERRRQLEPQYLYALFLAACCSRLDEPCRHFQFHRQRDGAEWVPAAHGAFGIWLGDDTYRVTRREAPLPSERMRTALLAREILGAERLGTFDSQVLTDLFGAINPDPRPAGLETLLQKVVRQAIETVTQFELKARRAAFSPDTTPAPPAKALAADAITGASTPPAQASADAVPVPASATATATAEVEQPMATAEAHSTSPTGNHLAGSDASGQHRASPNAVQLDGAQSLRKEPPAEDPFKAIAGTSNLMREFFKALSQDAAAGKTKVTRVEGKVAISKRSLGNYGIASETLIENLRKFKHLYKIVGQDLLLVNEVGDLILPASQDPEA
- a CDS encoding type IV secretion system protein; protein product: MLLRLLILLVTAVLLHTNVAFAQAEIAPLMNGSQAEESTKTPPSFSGQKGTIAESLKSWVGQFESFRSGLIASATPLSQTIRSETDKVAYGLALITLTLAGIRFAATNDPTTAWTDIFEAFMLLGIFAGIYLGYDKFAPGIFDWFKMLGDKIAGTRSSNPALALISVGAGFLDTYNKAMDAASGLSILSVALSGIVLIITFVVCAVAALLYSFFIALGEVQAAVGIVVGPLAVALAFSDYSRRFFVSWLDFMISASMYTVVASVMARLVSGAFTSTMVDQTDIGTQSLAGAAYALGVAMFMLLVALEIPKMAGAIFGTGGGLSGGAAGRLGMKAASGIGGFLAKKGK
- a CDS encoding conjugal transfer protein TrbJ, whose product is MKKWIANIAIATSVFGASSAHAALPVTDWVGLIQTTMTAMQSLKTEVYENTNIAYQYKMMANQLLQSTGLDAAALTEQLDAIKDDIGKYEVYGTSLKDLYGTVSDNADYLKKIQSMVVASGKTKEQWFQDQRQLLSNGDKTAKNLFSLGEQIFKNTQSVAQRRQKIQAQVKLSPTAQAAAQSTNQMLDVLASQNSDLLQLMSVRAQADADKDQQSVARETQSAEAMRAITTAQDEELRQLRARVFSRKLQAD
- a CDS encoding VirB4 family type IV secretion system protein, whose amino-acid sequence is MLKLKRRPLAEIVPWLTSLTPELILNKDGSLLATYEFRGVDADSADASDITSARDQLDQACRSFDNRITAWWRLSHRRTTDFIDGEFSNPTDTRLNALNRAHMTTGRYFRNTHALSIAYTPESGIAKFFEKIGYHMTVGGRSVYGAIVEAAKDTVLSRSAFAFDVEKMQADTRRFEAMLDAFAGGIPRIKPTRLTMQDSYAALHQVANPSVPPRRIRYPVTLLDTHLTESEVTVGAERLLFESAHGKRYAAVVAVKEWMSFQEAALDSLLQVDAELDICIMYRFLDTARATAYIEKVRRFYKMAAVNLRSMMKQYVSKEENENDEGREALAKEAGHALKRLTAEGVQHGFANISVIIYADSESECEDAVSEVVGALTNAGFGAIREKANLMPAWNSTLPGRWDKQRRLQFVETPAVSDIAPVRSVLEGPTFNAWLSEKTGAEVPPLTCLPTRHRTIQRVDMHQRGGNGHLFVIGPIGAGKSVFLNFLVSQGDRHKARRIRFDKDRSTRIPTLLSGGTFIDVTGKFQTSTPVNPLSLLADPANFTYITEWLTLALEDDDFTLSPQQVQDLFEAVKLVAGYPRERWTLSSLSTMLHADLRTRLQIWLKGGQYGHFFDHAEDAFAVSDNLCIEMGELFQKYERAAVLFTDYAFYRISQSMDGIRYTIIEVEECGFFFQNERFYRRYEDWITTIRKLNGSIWSATQSLRQIARVANFEILKENIANWVYLPNGQAKTSPELYKDKFGLTDDQVQLISDAVPNRDYLLITNTQTRMLQTAFSDEMVAMLRSDGVAQSICDKHHASGEPDWQDRYVREMLARAA